The following is a genomic window from Spirosoma foliorum.
TACTACCCTTCTACTTTTGCAACAGAATAGAAATACGCTGTAGCGTCAATCAGCTTTTTACCGAGTCAATTCTTCCAGACAGCGAAGCTTATCTGCTGTATTACTGTGTCTTTTTTTGTGCTTACCATTTTCACTTTCTTACTAATTAATTCAATCTAATGAAACAACGATTTACGCGATCAACTTACCGATTGCTTTTCTATGGTCTATGGATCATGGGAACCCTCGCGAGTTATGGCGCTTATGCGCAAAGCAGGTCTGTTAAAGGGAAAGTAACGGATGCCAAAGGCAGTGGATTGCCAGGTGTTAACGTGATTGTTAAAGGAACCAGCGCAGGTGCATCGACAGATGCCAACGGTGATTACTCACTCAATGTTTCCTCTGCCAATGCGGTCCTGACTTATTCGTTTATTGGGTTCGATCCGCAGGAAAAAACGGTGGGCAATCAATCGATCATCGATGTATCGCTGGTCGAAAATACGGCGCAATTAAATGAAGTTATCGTAACGGCGCTGGGTATCAAAAAAGAAGCCCGAACCATTGGGTACACCGCACAGGAAATTGCTGGTGATCAGTTGGTGAAGGCTCGCGAACCAAACCCGATCAATTCATTGACGGGTAAAATTGCCGGTCTGACGGTGGCCTCAAGTGCCGAATTATTAGGTCGCCCGCAGTTGATTCTGCGCGGCAACAGTGATCTGCTTTTTGTCGTCGATGGTGTCCCTATTAACTCGGATACCTGGAACGTATCGGCCGATGATATTGAAACGTATACTGTTTTGAAAGGCCCCAACGCAGCGGCTCTGTATGGTTTCCGTGGGCAGAACGGGGCTATTCTGGTTACGACCAAAAAGGGTACTAAAGACAAGCGTAAGGTGTCGGTTGATTTCAACACCAGCACAATGTTCGAGCCTAGCTTTCTGGCTATTCCAGAGCGTCAGAGTGAGTATGGCTTCGGATCAAACTACCAGTATGCCTATGCCAATAACCTATACGACGTAGGTAACCCAAACCGCCGGGCTAACATCTGGGGGCCTCGTTTTGAAGGACAACCTGTGCCACAATACGATAGCCCGGTCGATGCAACAACGGGTGTTCGGCAAGGGACTCCCTGGGTTGCGCGTGGTGCCAACAACTTCCGCGATTTCATGCAGACGGGTATGTTATCGACCAACAACCTGGCCATTTCGTCGAGTGGAGAGAAGTACGATCTTCGGATGTCGATCTCGAATAACTACCAGAAAGGTATGGTGCCAAACACACGGTTGAACATCACCAATTTCAACCTGAGTGCGGGTATCAACTTCACGGATCGCCTTAAATTCGATGGTGGTTTGAACATGAGCCTGCAAAACTCGCCGAACATTCCTCAGTCAAGCTCAGGCCCCGAAAGCGAAACCTATATTTTCCAGGTTTACGGATCAAGCAGCTGGTCGGTGAAGGACATGCGCGATTATTGGAAAGGCCCTCAGGGTGTGCCAGGCGTTCAGCAATATTATGCGGAATACGGCCGGGGTAACAACCCTTATTTTGTGGCTTATGAGTGGCTTTACGAACACCGCAAAACAGACGTTTACGGCTACGCCCGCTTAAACTATAAGATCAACGATTTCCTGAATTTATCGGCCCGTACGCAGGTTACGACCTGGAATCAGCTTCGTACGGAGAAAGTACCTTACTCGGCCATTACGTACAAAACGCCTGACCTTCGTCTGGGCGATTACCGCGAAGATCGCCGGAATCTGTTCGAGAATAACACCGACCTGTTGCTGAGCTTCAACAAGAATGTCTCGAAAGATTTACACGTTAGCGCGGTACTTGGCGGTAACGCCCGGACGTTCAACTACAACTCAAGCTGGGCTACCACCGACTTCCTGATCGTGCCGGGTGTGTATGATTTCAGTAACTCAAAAAACCCGGTTCAGGCCTACAACTGGCGTTCGGATATGTCGGTATTGAGCGCTTACGCAACCACCGATTTAACGTATAAGAATTACCTGACGCTGGGTCTGACGGGGCGTTTCGATAAACTATCAACGCTGCCAGCCGCCAACCGGACAATCTTCTATCCATCGGCAGCTTTGAGTACGGTTATTACCGATTACGTACAATTGCCCCAGGCTATTTCCTTCCTCAAACTGCGTGGTTCGTATGCTGACGTGAAGGGTGGAAACACGATGTCGAGCATTGGCTCGGCTTACCAACAGGTAACGGGTAACTCAACTTCTGCGCTCCTTGGCTATGGCAACGAAGTGATGACCGCTTATGACGGTCCGAGCTACATTAACCAAAACACGTATACGATCAGCAAGCCGTATAACAACCTGCCTTCTGCGAGTTATACCAGCAGTCTGGCCAACCCGAACTTACAGAGTTTCAACGTAGAGTCGTATGAATTCGGTTTCGATGCCAAGTTCCTGCACAACCGATTGGGCCTGGATGTAACGCACTTTACTTCGATCAACGGTCCTCAGATTTTCCCGCTTCCTGTAGCGTCATCGTCGGGCTATAGCACCCAGGTTGCCAACGCCGTAACCACTCAGAAGCAAGGCTGGGAAGTATCGTTGACGGGATCGGTGCTCAAAAATCCAGCAGGTTTGAACTGGGACGTATTGGCGAACTGGTCTACCTACAAAGAGACGCTAAAGTCGATTTATGGCAATGAGCAAAGCATCTACCTGTCGGGACCAAACCATGTGTTCAACATTGGCGACCGGCTGGATGGTTACTACAGCTACAACTACCTGCGTAGCCCCGATGGCCAGATCATTCAGTCGTCAACAGGTACGCCGTTGACTCGCCCTTCAGGAACGAATACCCTTCAGTTCATGGGCAATACCAACCCCGATTATGTTTGGGCATTGAACAACAAATTCTCGTACAAGAACATCAACTTCAGCTTCCAGTTCGACGGTCGTGTGGGTGGTGTCATCCGCGATCAGGTATATGCTTACGCGCTGAATTCGGGTAACCAGGTTGAAACAGTTCAGGGTGATCTGGGTGCTGCTCGTCTGAAAGAATGGCAAAGCACAGCCCTGGGTACTAAATCGCCAACGGCGGCTTATGTAGGTCCTGGTGTGGTTATTGCCAACGGCGGCACGGCTAAGTTCGATGCCAACGGAAATATCAGCAACATGAGCGAATTGCAGTTTGCGCCGAATACGAAAGCCGTTACGGTGCAGACTTATGTTCAGGGTATTTACAACAGCGGTATCGAAGAGCCTTACATGGTGAGCAAAACCTATGGTAAACTGCGTGAGGTGATTCTGGGCTATACGTTCACAGGCGCTATGCTGCCCCGCTTTATCAAGTCGGCAAACATCTCGTTCGTAGGTCGTAACCTGTTGTACTTCGCTCAGCGCAAAGACTTCGACCTTGACCAGTATGCACAGGGCTACAGTGCGTCGAGCCAAACTACGCTGAAAAACCCAAGCTTACAATCGGCCACCACGCGCCGGTTCGGTGTAAACATCAATCTGACATTTTAATGATGTAGGATGTATGATGTAGAATATATGATGTGCAGCCCACAACTAATAGGTCAGCATACATCATATATCCTACATCATACATCATCACTCTTCTTCAAGAAAACGATGAAAACAAGACTTCAATCTCTAGTTATAGCACTGACCCTCATCGTGGCAGTCAGTGCCTGCAAATCCTTTGACCAGCTGTTGCCGAACCCCAACGTAGCGGGTGAAGACAAAGCGGTTCCCCCTTCGTTGATTTTGCCTCAGATACAGTTCGATATGTACAACATCGGCGATGGCGGACCATTCAGCCAGGTACACCGTTGGAACCAGTTCTCAATTTCCAATAACCTGTATTATGGTGGTCAGAACCAATATAACTGGACCAACACGACTACCTTATACGGCGTCCTGAAGAACGTCAACCAGATGGATGTCCAGGCCGTCAAATCGTTGGGAACAGCAGCGAATGCTTATTCAGCTTTAGCCAAATTTTTTCGGGCTTATGTATTTGTGTGGCAGGCTAACCGGGTAGGCGATACACCCGCTTCGCAGGCTGGACAGGGCCTGACCGACCTGGACCCTACTTATGATACCCAGAAGGCGGTTTATGCCCGAAGCCTGGCCATGTTGGATACGGCGAATACGGTGCTAAGCACGCTGGCAGGCTCTACGGCATTACCGGCGTCAATCACTGGCGATAACTATTACGGCAACGACCTCACCAAGTGGCGTAAAGCAATTAACACGTTCAAACTTCGGGTGTTGATTAGTCTCAGCAAGCGGGCTACCGATAATGCAGACCTGAACATTCCAGCTCAGTTTGCGGCTATCGTGAACAACCCAACGAAGTACCCGATCATGACCAGCAATGCCGACAACCTGAATTTTGTGTTCAACTCGGCCTACAACACTTATCCGCACACACCGAACGATGCCAATAACCAGT
Proteins encoded in this region:
- a CDS encoding SusC/RagA family TonB-linked outer membrane protein; this encodes MKQRFTRSTYRLLFYGLWIMGTLASYGAYAQSRSVKGKVTDAKGSGLPGVNVIVKGTSAGASTDANGDYSLNVSSANAVLTYSFIGFDPQEKTVGNQSIIDVSLVENTAQLNEVIVTALGIKKEARTIGYTAQEIAGDQLVKAREPNPINSLTGKIAGLTVASSAELLGRPQLILRGNSDLLFVVDGVPINSDTWNVSADDIETYTVLKGPNAAALYGFRGQNGAILVTTKKGTKDKRKVSVDFNTSTMFEPSFLAIPERQSEYGFGSNYQYAYANNLYDVGNPNRRANIWGPRFEGQPVPQYDSPVDATTGVRQGTPWVARGANNFRDFMQTGMLSTNNLAISSSGEKYDLRMSISNNYQKGMVPNTRLNITNFNLSAGINFTDRLKFDGGLNMSLQNSPNIPQSSSGPESETYIFQVYGSSSWSVKDMRDYWKGPQGVPGVQQYYAEYGRGNNPYFVAYEWLYEHRKTDVYGYARLNYKINDFLNLSARTQVTTWNQLRTEKVPYSAITYKTPDLRLGDYREDRRNLFENNTDLLLSFNKNVSKDLHVSAVLGGNARTFNYNSSWATTDFLIVPGVYDFSNSKNPVQAYNWRSDMSVLSAYATTDLTYKNYLTLGLTGRFDKLSTLPAANRTIFYPSAALSTVITDYVQLPQAISFLKLRGSYADVKGGNTMSSIGSAYQQVTGNSTSALLGYGNEVMTAYDGPSYINQNTYTISKPYNNLPSASYTSSLANPNLQSFNVESYEFGFDAKFLHNRLGLDVTHFTSINGPQIFPLPVASSSGYSTQVANAVTTQKQGWEVSLTGSVLKNPAGLNWDVLANWSTYKETLKSIYGNEQSIYLSGPNHVFNIGDRLDGYYSYNYLRSPDGQIIQSSTGTPLTRPSGTNTLQFMGNTNPDYVWALNNKFSYKNINFSFQFDGRVGGVIRDQVYAYALNSGNQVETVQGDLGAARLKEWQSTALGTKSPTAAYVGPGVVIANGGTAKFDANGNISNMSELQFAPNTKAVTVQTYVQGIYNSGIEEPYMVSKTYGKLREVILGYTFTGAMLPRFIKSANISFVGRNLLYFAQRKDFDLDQYAQGYSASSQTTLKNPSLQSATTRRFGVNINLTF
- a CDS encoding SusD/RagB family nutrient-binding outer membrane lipoprotein, giving the protein MKTRLQSLVIALTLIVAVSACKSFDQLLPNPNVAGEDKAVPPSLILPQIQFDMYNIGDGGPFSQVHRWNQFSISNNLYYGGQNQYNWTNTTTLYGVLKNVNQMDVQAVKSLGTAANAYSALAKFFRAYVFVWQANRVGDTPASQAGQGLTDLDPTYDTQKAVYARSLAMLDTANTVLSTLAGSTALPASITGDNYYGNDLTKWRKAINTFKLRVLISLSKRATDNADLNIPAQFAAIVNNPTKYPIMTSNADNLNFVFNSAYNTYPHTPNDANNQYQFEGAPYLSITTATQDPRTFVFATPAPAQITSGKNVSDFTAYVGADISKAIGDLYTEGASAGPTGKYSYTNDIRYYGSVAGPEPYIIMGYSEMNFNIAEAINRGWVSGASAESYYLKGINASLSFYGLTEGQTYTIGDQGGKILGTTTISISSFLSNAGVAYKGDNADGLEQILNQKYVAFHQNSGYEAFYNWRRTGLPKSFVATGGGISSNGKIPRRWQYPVDEQTYNTANYKAAVMSQFNGTDDLNMDTWLTK